GTTACAGTTTCCTATCCGAGTTTCTTTTGTCAcgagcattaataaaagtcagaGTCAAATACTAAAATTTGCTGGATTGTAACTTGAAgaaccatgcttttcacatggccaaCTTTACGTAGGAGCTATATGCAATGCGGCTTTGATTGAAATAGATCAAATTATTTCGATGGGAGGTGAACCTATAGAAAATTTAGGTCTCCCACTAACTAATAGAGGGGATCTtaacagtcttctactgatataaTGAGGGAAATTTCCTGATATGGAGGAACTGACCATGTACATAAATGGTAATCTTCCCAAGCTTCTACCTGATCAACGTGGTGCATATTCTACTGTCATAGAAAGCATTAACAAGAACATACGAGTCTTTATTTCTTAGACACTCCAGGAGGTATTCCGGAATAGGTAAACTAATGCAAAGATGTCAATTGTCTGGGATGAATGTACCATGACCCACAAAAAAGCTTTTGATGCTGTGGACAGAAAATTACGAGACATTAGAAATTGTAATTCAATGATGGGAAATGTCACAGTATTATTGTCAAGAGACTTCCGACAAGCACTACTCGTTGTTCCAAGAGGAACAAAAGTGGATGAGCTCAATGCTTCAATAAAATCTGTATTATGGCATCATGTGAAAACACTTCAACTTTCGACAAATATGAGATCGAGGCTTTCAAGAGATCAATCAGCTAAACTGTTTGCAGAACAGCTTTTGAAACTCGGTGAAGAAAGAGTCCCAATTGATGAAAAACAGTTTCTTACTCTTAATCCAATATGTAATTCAACTGATTCCGTCGACGATTTGGTGGATGAAATCTTTCCTAATCTTCTTCACAATTACAATAATACAGAATGGATCTGTGAGCGAGCTATCCTGGCTCCAAAAAATGTTTTTGTACAtagaaatatttacttataaCTCAATTGATAGTGTTGTTGATGATCAGAATATTGTTAACCACCCCATCGAATTTTTGAACTCACTACAACCATCAGGTACAGC
The genomic region above belongs to Octopus bimaculoides isolate UCB-OBI-ISO-001 chromosome 2, ASM119413v2, whole genome shotgun sequence and contains:
- the LOC106870644 gene encoding uncharacterized protein LOC106870644, which encodes MSIVWDECTMTHKKAFDAVDRKLRDIRNCNSMMGNVTVLLSRDFRQALLVVPRGTKVDELNASIKSVLWHHVKTLQLSTNMRSRLSRDQSAKLFAEQLLKLGEERVPIDEKQFLTLNPICNSTDSVDDLVDEIFPNLLHNYNNTEWICERAILAPKNVFVHRNIYL